Genomic DNA from bacterium:
GTGATTCCAGACTTTTTAAGTTGTTCAATTCTTTTCTTTGCATCTGCTAGATACGAAAATCCCTTTTCTTCATGGTAACTGTCTCTGAATAAATTACCCTGTGGAAGATTTGAGAATATTTCTTCTAGGATTCTAACTTGGGTCAATGAATCTGCGGCGGTGAATTGTGTACCCTTATAAAAATATTCTGGGTATTTTTGTATAATGTTTATACAAAAACTGTGGAACGTATGAATTGAAACTCTATAAGCTTCATTACCAATTAGTTTTGACAGACGGTCTCTCATGTTAGATGAGGCGGCATCAGTGAATGTCATACACAATATATTTGAAGGTAGAACCTGAGTTTCCTTTAGAATTTTTGCAACGCGCAAAGACAGAATCTCTGTTTTTCCAGAACCAGGGCCAGCTACCACAAGTAGAGGTCCTTCAATGGTGTCTACAGCCTTCTTTTGCTGTTTGTTTAACTTGGCGTACCTTGTCTCAAATTGATTCTGTTTTGGGGTTTGGGACCCCTTACTTCCATGAGTTTGTTTTGCATTTACCATGTATAGATTATACCAGTTATGATAAAAATTTTCTAAATTATCCTAAGGCAATTTACACAAAAATAACCATATTTTACTGCTGGCAAAATTTGACATTGATATTTAGCAGTGTTATGGTTCTATTAGTCGGTTCTTTTCAAAAATAGGTATTCAGCTGGTGCTGAGTGCTTAATTGTTAATGCCGAATAATTCTATAGAAAACAACAATGAGAACTCAATTAGCTACCGCACGTGTTTATGAACTACCTCCCACAATAGATCTTGTAAAAGGAGGTCTTCCTTTCCCTCTATTTGCCGTTTCGGCAAACGAGACTTTTGTGGGAAAGATGAATCATGAGCAGATTACAATGTATCAACTTATTGAAGGGTCGGCCTATGATTTGTCAATTACGGATGAAGAACGCGAATCATCATCGCAGAAAATCGACAAAGGACTACATCATGATGAAATTGTGTCGCTGAGGGAGAAATTCTTGTCAGCTCTTCGCTCTGCTTTTCCAAAGCTTATTGGTAAAAAAACAATAACTGTTCGCTGTGGATATGTTGTCGTTTATAATAAAAGCGAGGACGATGAATAAAAAACTTCAACAGATCCTGTGAGATGGATATGCAACGCCCCGGATGCTTTCAGCATCCGGGGCGTTTTTCAATTACTTTTCTATTTCTGAGAATTAATTTTCACCATAATTTGGACTTGAATAACAAGTCTTAACACCAACCGGTATTTCTATTGCTTTATCACCCAACCCAACGCATTTAAGTGTGTGTGTACCGACTGATATAGATACTTGTCCATCAAGCTTTATATTGTTATCAACTACAGGTAATGATGTTACAGGAACAGAAACCTGGCCAGATTTATTTATCAGACTACATGACTTAACATTTTGTGCATCCAAATACAACGGGCATTTTCCTCCAACGGGGACAATGTTAGATCTAAATTTGAATGTAACTATCGATATAGCTGGTATAACCTTTAGGTCAGAACCTAAGTTTGTGAACTCTGAGGAACAAGTACCAACGATTGTTTTTGTAGGTATCCAGCTATTTCCAACACAAGAATAATTAGTTTGAGTTCCTTCTGTACATGTATCCTTTGGTCTAGAATCTGTACAACCAACTTTTACACTACATGAGGCCTGAGCAATTACTTCAGGATAAGCACTGTCAACAGCACTTACACTGACTGATGTATGAATACCTGATGTATCATAACCATATGTTGTAAGAAGAGGACTGTTATTGCCGGACAGAAGAGTTCCATCCTTATACCACTTATATGAAACCGTACTTGAGGCATTGTATGGTGTTGCCTCATACGTTACATCTGTACTTACCGCAACAGCATCAGCCTTACACGAAAGAGCTAATGAACCACCAGTAGTCACTACAGGAGCGGGTGTACAGTTGAATTCACCTCCTACCAAAGCACTCCAAAATCCAGTCTTAGTATCTCTTGTGTGAATCCACCACATATAAGTATGATCAGGTACTACTGCAGAAGAATAAGAACTACCTGTATAACTGTCAATCCAATTGTGGTTTGAAGCAGAAAAATCTGCACCCATAGTAACTGTAGGGTGAATAGTTTTATCAACTATTCGAATATAGACAGTATCGTAGCCACTCGGATTAACCCAAGCTAAATTAGCTGCTCTTCCATCTGTTGAACATGAGACTCCAGCTCCAGATGGAGACGGAGGAGCAGCTTGAAACGCAGCACCAACTCCATTTGCACAACCAACATACGATCCATCTTCACTAAGTGAATATGATGCACCTATACTTGCGTGATATGACAGCACTAAAGCGTTAAGATTGGCAAATGCAGTAGCATAATCATAATCAACATTGCCATTTACATAATTTCTCATTAATTCACAGGTAGCTACAGCCAGAGGAGACCCGTCATATCCACCAGGATTAGTATAGTAAATAAAACCACCATTATTTACTACTCCAGTTTTACACAGGCCAGCAACATTTGCTGAAGCATTTACTTTTTTGAAATTAAAATAACCAATAATTTTTTCTAATAATGAGACAGGTTTTATTTGTGTGTTTGAGACTTTGAATCCAGATTTTATTTTATTCTTAAACTGACTAACTAGATCAGTAAATGGTTTATAGTTTGAGAGATTTTTTAATCTACCATAAGGACCTGTATCTGATAAAACAATAAAAATCCCGATATCTGATCCAGGGTCCTTACTATTGGCAATAATTTCTTTTAGTTTTGATGCGGCCTCTTCTTTTTTATTATTTTCAGCATAAGTATATGCCTCATTCATATCAGCCCTAGAAATAACAATAGGTCTATCGTTATTCATTAAACCAATATCAACAAGAGCTGCTGCTTTCTGAGCTTCATAATTCTTTATAGCTAGATCTACATCGCCTTGTTTTCCATATATGTTTGCAATTAAGCCCATTGCATATGAAAGGTTGGGGTACATAGAAAGAGACTTATTCAACATCTCAAGGGCTTTTACATAATCACCTTTCAACATATAGGCATTACCCATTGCAACATAAGCTTGTGGATATGTTGGATCTGTAGAAATTGAACTTGAGGCATATGCGAATGCATTATCTATAGCCTTAGTTGAGGTTGAGCTTAAAGCAAGGAAACTTAAATCATAATAAGCCTCAGATCTAATTCTTGTATTATCAGCAAAAGAAGTGACTAAAAGAAATTGTTTTTTAGCTTCTTCAACCTTACTCTGCCTTGAATAAAGTCTACCTAGATTCATTTTAACATCTAGATTAGTTGTATCTAAACTGTCTGCCCTTAGATAGTCAATCTCAGCAGATTTTAGATCTCCAGATAAATCATAAGCATGACCTCTATGGACATAAGCACTACTACTATTTGAATCCAAAGATATAGCACTAGAATACGCATCTATTGCCCCAGGAAAATTACTCATGATTTCTGTTGCATAACCAAGAGCGATGTAAGCCTTAACACTAGTTGGGTCAAGCTTCAGTGCTTCCTTTGCATAATCTAAAGCTTTTTGGCCATACTCTTTTTCCTTGAATTCTGTACTTCCTTTTTGTGCCCATGATAAGGAAAGTGCAATTAGTGTTGCAATATTATTTGGGTCAGACCTTAGGGTATTAGTTGAAACCTCAATAGCTTTATTTAAATCACCCTTATTAAAAGAATCAACTACCTCAGTTGGTACAACTGAGGTAGTTGGAGCTCTTAATGTATATCTTTGATAAGCAAACAGTCCTCCTATAAGAACTATTGCAATCAAAATTATGCCGAACATCAATTTTTTATTATTCATATGGAAAAGTAATCTTTTAATTAGTGTACTTTATAAACTTAACTGTCTAATTATACACCTAAATGCACACAAACTTACATCAAAATACTTCTTAATGTGGATAA
This window encodes:
- a CDS encoding tetratricopeptide repeat protein, which translates into the protein MNNKKLMFGIILIAIVLIGGLFAYQRYTLRAPTTSVVPTEVVDSFNKGDLNKAIEVSTNTLRSDPNNIATLIALSLSWAQKGSTEFKEKEYGQKALDYAKEALKLDPTSVKAYIALGYATEIMSNFPGAIDAYSSAISLDSNSSSAYVHRGHAYDLSGDLKSAEIDYLRADSLDTTNLDVKMNLGRLYSRQSKVEEAKKQFLLVTSFADNTRIRSEAYYDLSFLALSSTSTKAIDNAFAYASSSISTDPTYPQAYVAMGNAYMLKGDYVKALEMLNKSLSMYPNLSYAMGLIANIYGKQGDVDLAIKNYEAQKAAALVDIGLMNNDRPIVISRADMNEAYTYAENNKKEEAASKLKEIIANSKDPGSDIGIFIVLSDTGPYGRLKNLSNYKPFTDLVSQFKNKIKSGFKVSNTQIKPVSLLEKIIGYFNFKKVNASANVAGLCKTGVVNNGGFIYYTNPGGYDGSPLAVATCELMRNYVNGNVDYDYATAFANLNALVLSYHASIGASYSLSEDGSYVGCANGVGAAFQAAPPSPSGAGVSCSTDGRAANLAWVNPSGYDTVYIRIVDKTIHPTVTMGADFSASNHNWIDSYTGSSYSSAVVPDHTYMWWIHTRDTKTGFWSALVGGEFNCTPAPVVTTGGSLALSCKADAVAVSTDVTYEATPYNASSTVSYKWYKDGTLLSGNNSPLLTTYGYDTSGIHTSVSVSAVDSAYPEVIAQASCSVKVGCTDSRPKDTCTEGTQTNYSCVGNSWIPTKTIVGTCSSEFTNLGSDLKVIPAISIVTFKFRSNIVPVGGKCPLYLDAQNVKSCSLINKSGQVSVPVTSLPVVDNNIKLDGQVSISVGTHTLKCVGLGDKAIEIPVGVKTCYSSPNYGEN